In bacterium BMS3Abin08, the following proteins share a genomic window:
- the selB gene encoding selenocysteine-specific elongation factor, which yields MKNIILGTAGHIDHGKSALVRALTGIDPDRLKEEKTRGITIDLGFADLRYEDGLTVGIVDVPGHERLVRNMLAGAGGIDIVLLVIAADEGVMPQSREHLAICNLLGIKSGIIVVTKTDIVENDWLELVRDVARDFVKGTFLEDAEIVPLSSKTGDNIDLLKEKIHALALKVRPKSAGGLFRLPIDRVFTLKGFGTVVTGTALSGSIHLEETVELLPEGLRSKVRGLQSHGKAIETAYAGQRVAINLQGIEKEDLGRGDVVVVPDRFRLTRAVDARIEVLRNAPTLKNKSRVHFHLATSEVIGRVVLYDRDELKGGESSFCQIRLAKPVLAVSGDRFVIRRLSPVETIGGGIILDAYAKRRRKKEGLGDLEIYQNGKLGDMIAVKIRKYGFKGISPQQLEGWINEDTGRIRDAIKGLIDSGKVFQYNETLIHRDIFLSLKERMLDTVGRFHRSNPLKAGMSKEVLRSLFGLQQKAFQGVLSLMEELVIVKDTVRHKDFQVTVTDRFVEIREETVGLLREAGFQPPSKEELAEYFKMKPREIEDILRLMSQEGLVQRITDSIYLRVEDYKKMLDRLREFFGGKDSMTVGEFRDLIGTTRKYALPFLEHLDSNKITMRVGDVRKPHPSFMNK from the coding sequence GTGAAGAATATCATTTTAGGAACTGCCGGACATATCGACCACGGCAAGAGCGCCCTTGTACGGGCACTTACCGGTATTGACCCCGACAGGCTTAAGGAAGAGAAGACGAGGGGAATCACCATAGACCTCGGTTTTGCCGATCTGCGCTATGAGGATGGCCTGACCGTTGGTATTGTTGATGTTCCGGGACATGAGAGGCTTGTGAGGAATATGCTCGCAGGCGCCGGAGGGATTGATATAGTTCTCCTTGTAATAGCGGCTGATGAAGGAGTAATGCCCCAGAGCAGGGAGCACCTTGCAATATGTAACCTTCTTGGCATAAAGTCCGGTATCATTGTCGTAACAAAGACGGATATTGTTGAGAATGACTGGCTGGAACTTGTAAGAGATGTTGCCCGTGACTTTGTGAAGGGGACCTTCCTTGAGGATGCGGAGATTGTTCCTCTGTCTTCAAAGACGGGTGACAACATAGACCTCCTGAAGGAGAAGATACATGCCCTTGCCCTTAAGGTGAGACCGAAATCCGCAGGCGGTCTCTTTCGTCTCCCCATAGACCGTGTATTTACGCTGAAAGGCTTCGGTACTGTGGTCACAGGCACGGCCCTTTCCGGGAGCATACACCTGGAAGAGACTGTGGAACTGCTTCCCGAAGGGCTCAGGAGCAAGGTGAGGGGTCTCCAGAGTCATGGCAAGGCTATAGAAACCGCCTATGCCGGCCAGAGGGTCGCCATTAACCTTCAGGGCATCGAGAAAGAAGACCTCGGAAGGGGAGATGTGGTTGTTGTTCCCGACAGGTTCAGGCTGACCCGGGCCGTTGATGCAAGGATTGAGGTTCTTCGGAATGCACCTACCCTTAAGAACAAATCCCGTGTTCACTTCCACCTTGCAACCTCAGAGGTTATCGGAAGGGTTGTTCTCTATGACCGTGACGAACTAAAGGGCGGGGAGAGTTCCTTCTGCCAGATCAGACTCGCTAAGCCTGTACTTGCCGTCTCCGGTGACAGGTTTGTTATAAGGAGGCTTTCCCCTGTGGAGACGATTGGCGGTGGGATTATCCTCGATGCATATGCAAAAAGAAGGAGAAAGAAGGAGGGACTGGGGGACCTGGAGATTTATCAGAATGGAAAGCTCGGCGACATGATAGCCGTGAAGATCAGGAAATATGGGTTTAAGGGTATATCGCCTCAACAGCTTGAAGGATGGATTAATGAGGATACCGGCCGGATAAGGGATGCAATTAAAGGCCTTATTGATAGTGGAAAGGTCTTTCAGTATAATGAAACCCTCATTCACAGGGATATATTCCTGTCACTGAAAGAGAGGATGCTTGACACAGTCGGGAGGTTTCACAGGAGCAACCCCCTGAAGGCAGGGATGTCAAAGGAGGTTTTGAGATCGTTGTTCGGACTCCAGCAGAAGGCCTTTCAGGGAGTTCTTTCTCTTATGGAGGAACTTGTGATTGTAAAGGATACGGTGAGGCATAAGGACTTTCAGGTAACTGTCACGGACCGCTTTGTCGAGATCCGGGAGGAGACCGTCGGGCTTCTCAGAGAGGCGGGTTTTCAGCCCCCCAGCAAGGAGGAGTTGGCTGAATACTTCAAGATGAAGCCCCGGGAGATCGAAGACATCCTGAGGCTGATGTCACAGGAAGGACTGGTCCAGAGGATCACTGATTCAATATACCTAAGGGTTGAGGACTACAAGAAGATGCTCGACCGCTTAA
- the uvrB gene encoding UvrABC system protein B: MNKFFLTTGFTPRGDQPKAIVELTEGVRGGAKHQVLLGVTGSGKTFTIANVIANLERPALVIAHNKTLAAQLYGEFRELFPKNAVEFFVSYYDYYQPEAYIPQSDTYIEKDAMINDDIDRMRHSATRAVLERRDTVVVASVSCIYGIGSPEDYISMHLILEEGMRAERDSVIGRLVDMLYRRSDKEFRRGNIRVRGDILDIYPSFSLDKGIKVEFFGDEVDVIYEFDPLTGEKLRRLTRVSVYPNSHWVTPGDRIDHAIRSIEEELDERIAFFRREGKAFEAQRIEQRTRFDLEMLKEFGFCQGIENYSRHLSNRAPGEPPYTLIDYFPEEFLIVIDESHVMVPQIRGMYAGDRSRKQTLIDYGFRLPSALDNRPLRFDEFEERVNQVIYVSATPGGYELEKSEGRTVEQIIRPTGLIDPEMLIRPVSGQVEDLLEEIRKRVSRNERVLVTTLTKKMAEDLTAYYTDIGINTRYLHSGIDTLERVEIIRDLRLGKFDVLIGVNLLREGLDLPEVSLVAVLDADKEGFLRSERALIQTSGRAARNVNGQVILYADILTNSIKRAVEETGRRRHIQQEYNRRMGITPETVKSNIKDILSSIYEGDYWTVPTAEEPAEEYSIGSDMISELERQMREAAQGLEFEKAAALRDRIKRLRERVLEIG; encoded by the coding sequence ATGAACAAGTTTTTTCTCACTACCGGGTTCACTCCCCGGGGAGACCAGCCAAAGGCGATTGTGGAACTGACGGAAGGTGTCCGGGGGGGGGCAAAACACCAGGTGCTCTTAGGCGTTACCGGTTCAGGAAAGACCTTCACCATCGCAAATGTCATAGCAAACCTTGAGAGGCCCGCCCTCGTAATCGCCCATAACAAGACACTTGCAGCCCAGCTCTATGGCGAATTCAGGGAGCTCTTTCCCAAAAATGCCGTGGAGTTCTTTGTCAGCTATTATGACTACTACCAGCCGGAGGCTTACATCCCCCAGTCCGATACCTACATAGAAAAGGATGCCATGATCAATGATGATATCGACAGGATGAGACACTCTGCCACAAGGGCGGTCCTTGAAAGGCGTGATACCGTTGTGGTCGCTTCCGTATCCTGTATCTATGGTATCGGTTCTCCCGAGGACTACATCTCAATGCACCTGATCCTGGAAGAGGGGATGAGGGCTGAACGGGATTCAGTTATCGGACGTCTTGTCGATATGCTCTATAGGCGATCGGATAAGGAGTTCAGGCGTGGCAATATAAGGGTAAGAGGAGATATCCTCGACATATACCCCTCCTTTTCGCTTGACAAGGGTATCAAGGTAGAGTTCTTTGGCGATGAGGTTGATGTTATTTATGAATTTGATCCCCTGACGGGCGAAAAATTACGGCGACTGACCAGGGTGTCCGTATATCCCAACAGCCACTGGGTAACCCCGGGTGACCGTATTGATCATGCAATCCGTTCTATCGAGGAGGAGCTTGACGAAAGAATAGCCTTTTTCCGCAGGGAAGGCAAGGCGTTTGAGGCACAGAGAATCGAACAGAGGACAAGGTTTGATCTTGAAATGCTGAAGGAATTCGGGTTCTGCCAGGGCATTGAAAACTACTCGAGGCATCTAAGCAACCGTGCCCCCGGTGAACCTCCCTACACCCTCATCGATTACTTCCCGGAAGAGTTCCTTATCGTGATCGACGAGTCTCATGTAATGGTCCCCCAGATCAGGGGAATGTACGCAGGAGACCGCTCCCGGAAACAGACGCTTATCGATTACGGATTCCGTCTTCCCTCCGCACTTGATAACAGGCCTCTCAGGTTTGATGAATTTGAGGAACGGGTCAATCAGGTAATATATGTCTCTGCCACTCCCGGCGGTTATGAGCTGGAAAAGTCAGAGGGCAGGACAGTGGAACAGATAATCAGGCCTACCGGACTCATTGACCCTGAAATGCTTATACGTCCTGTTTCAGGACAGGTTGAAGACCTCCTGGAAGAGATCAGGAAGAGGGTCTCCCGGAATGAACGCGTTCTTGTAACGACACTGACAAAAAAGATGGCGGAAGATCTGACCGCCTACTATACCGACATCGGTATTAACACCCGCTATCTGCACTCCGGTATAGATACCCTTGAAAGGGTAGAGATCATCAGGGACCTGAGGCTCGGAAAATTCGATGTCCTGATCGGTGTAAACCTGCTCAGGGAGGGACTCGACCTGCCGGAGGTATCGTTGGTAGCCGTCCTTGACGCAGACAAGGAGGGATTTCTCCGCTCTGAAAGGGCGCTGATTCAGACCTCGGGCAGGGCTGCGAGAAATGTAAACGGCCAGGTAATACTGTACGCGGATATCTTAACAAATTCGATAAAACGTGCAGTTGAAGAGACCGGCCGGAGGAGACATATACAGCAGGAATACAACAGACGGATGGGGATCACCCCGGAAACGGTAAAGAGCAATATAAAGGACATACTCAGCTCAATATACGAGGGCGACTACTGGACGGTCCCTACTGCAGAGGAACCTGCTGAGGAATACTCTATCGGCTCCGATATGATTTCCGAACTTGAAAGGCAGATGAGAGAGGCTGCACAGGGACTCGAGTTTGAAAAGGCCGCTGCCTTAAGAGACCGGATCAAGAGGCTCAGGGAAAGGGTTTTAGAAATCGGATAG
- a CDS encoding putative HTH-type transcriptional regulator/MT0088 produces the protein MQQNEKALYELQAEVCKTLASPKRLEIIGVLKDGEKSVGELVEILGVPKANVSQHLAVMRHKGILKARREGVNIYYSIANEKVIQACTLMKDVLTEQLKEKNKLLSDF, from the coding sequence ATGCAGCAGAACGAGAAGGCACTCTATGAACTCCAGGCTGAGGTATGCAAGACCCTTGCAAGTCCAAAGAGGCTCGAGATAATAGGCGTTTTAAAGGACGGGGAGAAGAGCGTTGGTGAACTCGTTGAGATCCTCGGTGTACCAAAGGCCAATGTATCCCAGCATCTTGCCGTGATGAGGCACAAGGGGATCCTCAAGGCAAGGCGGGAGGGGGTGAATATATACTACAGTATAGCCAACGAGAAGGTTATCCAGGCTTGCACGCTCATGAAAGATGTGCTGACGGAACAGTTAAAAGAGAAAAACAAACTGCTATCCGATTTCTAA